Proteins encoded together in one Terriglobia bacterium window:
- a CDS encoding zinc-dependent alcohol dehydrogenase family protein, with translation MRAMVLKAQGQPLRLMEVPVPHPASGQVLVRIRACALCRTDLHILDGDLTAPKLPLIPGHQIVGTVVDVGSHVAQFALGERVGIPWLGYTDGTCRYCSRGQENLCDHPLFTGYTIDGGYAEYTVADQRYCFRLPALYGNAEAAPLLCAGLIGYRTYRLAGEHVERLGIYGFGAAAHIIAQIAVHEGKRVYAFSRPGDVKAQEFARSLGAVWAGDSTQTPPEALDAALIFAPVGPLVVTALRATAKGGTIVSGGIHMSDIPSFPYRLLWEERTIRSVANLTRQDGEGLLDIAPKVPVRTEVRLFPLEQVNEALSCLREGQIQGAAVLNISEE, from the coding sequence ATGCGCGCGATGGTGTTGAAGGCCCAAGGGCAACCCCTGCGGCTGATGGAAGTCCCGGTGCCGCACCCGGCCTCCGGGCAGGTTCTGGTTCGAATCCGCGCGTGTGCCCTGTGCCGCACCGATCTTCACATCTTGGACGGAGATCTCACCGCACCCAAACTGCCCCTGATCCCGGGTCATCAGATTGTAGGAACAGTGGTTGATGTGGGGAGTCATGTCGCACAATTTGCACTCGGAGAACGGGTTGGAATTCCCTGGCTGGGGTACACCGATGGAACGTGCCGTTACTGTAGCCGGGGGCAGGAAAACCTGTGCGACCACCCGCTATTCACGGGATACACCATTGACGGCGGATACGCCGAATACACCGTTGCCGATCAACGCTATTGTTTTCGTCTCCCGGCGCTGTATGGAAATGCTGAAGCCGCTCCGCTGTTGTGTGCCGGACTGATTGGCTATCGCACCTACCGGTTGGCGGGGGAGCACGTCGAGCGCTTGGGGATTTACGGATTTGGCGCAGCCGCTCATATTATTGCCCAAATCGCAGTTCACGAAGGGAAACGCGTTTATGCTTTCTCGAGACCGGGCGACGTCAAGGCGCAGGAATTTGCGCGCAGCCTGGGTGCCGTATGGGCAGGGGATTCAACCCAAACACCGCCCGAGGCGCTGGATGCCGCTCTTATCTTTGCACCGGTTGGGCCGTTGGTCGTGACGGCCCTGCGAGCCACCGCCAAGGGTGGGACCATTGTCAGTGGCGGAATTCACATGAGCGACATCCCTTCGTTTCCCTATCGGCTGCTGTGGGAGGAACGAACGATTCGCTCGGTCGCGAACCTGACGAGGCAGGACGGGGAAGGGCTGCTGGACATCGCCCCCAAAGTCCCGGTAAGAACGGAGGTTCGGTTGTTTCCATTGGAGCAGGTCAACGAAGCGTTGTCATGCTTGCGCGAAGGACAGATCCAGGGTGCCGCCGTCCTGAACATTTCAGAGGAGTGA
- a CDS encoding polysaccharide deacetylase family protein yields MLTPKKIIIISASLALILIVIGVWVWRSKSPHPVAPQKPKAEVAAVDAFQKDLSDMVTAYRKLIVLVEDESAVDEAQQARVSVVGKIVFQENHERLSRLSDQLTEEIRQADASQFAVQPPACGKFLDQLESNAELHDADKLVFRDVLEDVDQALRESKTQPAAREKLQARVEGDLQGLREIQSLYDKELEKIFARFETRGLAVRREAWGRYVAFLKTRFSRDAILAEYDEATRSITESRQRGPMKRDSKLEVFGRSLPPKTLVLTFDDGPHPRYTDQVLDILKKYRVHSVFFEVGRNLGTIRPNHSIQQTRAATASRHVLESGSSLANHTYSHAMLSKLSDKEVAEEIESTSRLLQDVTHTSPTLFRPPYGAETDKVLAAVESRKMKEVLWNIDSKDWADPIPKSIANRVIRQVDAEGRGIILFHDIHGRTLEALPDVLETLKKEGYRFLSWNGTGFVEDAAALAERNAEQETVPAPNLYRESWAVIIGIDEYRNWPKLRYAVNDANGIQEILIRKYRFKPENIVTLLNGDATRERILSVLGDTLANPDKVKHDDRVVVFFAGHGITRKLPNGRDLGYIVPVEADVRSYQGQSISMTNFQDISEAIPAKHIFFVMDSCYSGLALTRGMGAAPVSTENFLKEMGRRLARQMLTAGGADQQVADNGPNGHSVFTWTLMQGLEGRADLNGDGFITASELAGYVGPIVSSLSHQTPAFGNLPGSEGGEVVFEIKHENEFLSELSTQLDEESIRINSELDRVRKEIADKSSRNRQLKKDLVAAQLTLAKLNGGRNVSRASSPSENSKSHNDRGMALFKEKKYQDALQEFIAASKLDPSNALAANNVGYMYYKLEQFKEAASWFEKAIALDPRRAIAYANLGDTYFRLERKAEAKSAFEKYLAILPNSKYAEAVRNKMNQLN; encoded by the coding sequence ATGTTGACCCCGAAGAAAATTATCATCATTTCCGCAAGTCTCGCCCTAATCCTCATTGTCATTGGAGTGTGGGTGTGGAGGTCCAAGTCGCCCCATCCCGTGGCGCCCCAAAAACCTAAGGCCGAGGTCGCGGCGGTCGACGCCTTCCAGAAGGACCTGTCCGACATGGTGACAGCCTATCGCAAACTGATCGTCCTGGTGGAGGACGAGTCCGCGGTCGATGAGGCGCAGCAGGCTCGGGTCTCCGTCGTCGGTAAGATTGTTTTCCAGGAAAACCATGAGCGCCTCTCCAGGCTCTCTGATCAACTGACTGAAGAAATTCGGCAGGCGGATGCCTCTCAGTTCGCTGTCCAACCTCCCGCCTGCGGGAAGTTCCTCGATCAACTGGAATCCAATGCGGAGCTCCACGACGCCGACAAGCTGGTTTTTCGTGATGTCCTGGAGGATGTGGACCAGGCTCTGCGCGAGAGCAAGACCCAGCCAGCGGCCAGGGAAAAGCTTCAAGCCCGGGTCGAGGGGGACCTCCAGGGCCTCCGGGAAATCCAATCGCTGTATGACAAGGAGCTCGAGAAGATATTCGCGCGTTTTGAAACCCGCGGTCTCGCAGTGCGCCGCGAGGCCTGGGGAAGATACGTCGCTTTCTTGAAGACGCGTTTCAGCCGCGATGCGATCCTGGCCGAATACGACGAGGCCACACGCTCGATTACAGAATCTCGACAGCGCGGCCCCATGAAGCGCGACAGCAAACTGGAGGTCTTCGGCCGCAGTCTTCCTCCCAAGACCCTCGTCCTGACGTTTGATGACGGCCCGCACCCCCGGTATACCGACCAGGTCCTCGACATCCTGAAGAAGTACCGTGTCCATTCCGTTTTCTTTGAAGTGGGTCGCAACCTGGGCACCATTCGTCCCAATCACTCGATTCAGCAGACCCGGGCGGCCACAGCCAGCCGACACGTCCTGGAGTCCGGATCCTCCCTGGCCAACCACACGTACTCCCATGCCATGCTCTCCAAATTGAGCGACAAGGAAGTCGCCGAGGAGATCGAGTCCACGAGCCGCCTGCTCCAGGATGTTACACACACCTCCCCAACCCTCTTTCGGCCGCCCTATGGCGCCGAGACCGACAAGGTCCTGGCTGCAGTGGAATCCCGAAAAATGAAAGAAGTGTTGTGGAACATCGATTCGAAGGATTGGGCCGATCCCATCCCGAAATCGATTGCCAATCGGGTCATCCGCCAGGTGGATGCGGAAGGACGAGGCATCATTTTGTTTCATGACATTCACGGGCGTACCCTCGAAGCGCTTCCCGATGTCCTGGAAACGCTAAAGAAAGAAGGCTATCGATTCCTTTCCTGGAATGGAACCGGCTTCGTGGAAGATGCCGCCGCTTTGGCCGAGAGGAATGCCGAACAGGAAACGGTTCCTGCGCCCAACCTTTACCGGGAAAGCTGGGCCGTGATCATCGGGATCGATGAGTACCGGAACTGGCCCAAGCTCCGGTATGCCGTCAATGACGCCAACGGGATCCAGGAAATCCTGATCCGGAAGTACCGGTTCAAACCGGAAAACATCGTGACGCTGCTGAATGGAGACGCGACTCGGGAGCGAATCCTTTCCGTTCTCGGCGATACCCTGGCGAACCCGGACAAAGTGAAACACGACGACCGGGTCGTCGTGTTCTTTGCGGGACACGGAATCACGCGGAAATTACCGAATGGGCGCGACCTCGGTTATATCGTCCCTGTGGAGGCCGACGTCCGGAGCTACCAGGGCCAATCCATTTCGATGACCAATTTTCAGGATATCTCCGAAGCAATTCCGGCGAAGCACATTTTTTTCGTCATGGATTCCTGTTACAGCGGTCTCGCGCTCACGCGGGGAATGGGAGCGGCGCCGGTATCGACCGAGAACTTCCTCAAGGAAATGGGGCGTCGCCTCGCCCGCCAGATGTTGACTGCGGGGGGTGCCGACCAGCAGGTGGCCGACAATGGCCCCAACGGCCATTCGGTATTCACCTGGACGCTCATGCAGGGCCTCGAGGGACGCGCGGATTTGAATGGGGACGGGTTTATTACCGCTTCCGAACTGGCGGGCTATGTCGGACCGATCGTCTCGTCGCTATCCCATCAGACACCCGCCTTTGGAAATCTGCCGGGGAGCGAGGGCGGTGAGGTGGTATTTGAGATCAAGCATGAGAATGAATTCCTGAGCGAGCTCTCCACCCAGCTGGACGAGGAGTCCATTCGAATCAACTCGGAACTCGATCGCGTTCGCAAGGAGATTGCCGACAAGAGTTCGCGAAACCGGCAGTTGAAAAAAGACCTCGTCGCCGCCCAATTGACCCTGGCCAAGCTCAACGGAGGGCGCAATGTCTCGCGCGCTTCTTCTCCTTCGGAGAATTCAAAATCTCACAACGACCGCGGGATGGCCCTCTTCAAGGAAAAGAAATACCAGGACGCCCTCCAGGAGTTTATAGCGGCGTCCAAACTGGATCCTTCCAATGCGCTGGCCGCCAACAATGTGGGGTACATGTATTACAAACTGGAACAATTCAAGGAAGCCGCCAGTTGGTTCGAAAAGGCCATCGCTCTGGACCCTCGACGCGCCATCGCCTACGCCAATCTGGGCGACACCTACTTCAGGCTGGAACGCAAGGCTGAAGCAAAAAGTGCCTTTGAAAAATACCTGGCGATTCTGCCGAATTCCAAATATGCGGAGGCGGTTCGGAACAAGATGAATCAGCTGAATTGA
- a CDS encoding NUDIX domain-containing protein, whose protein sequence is MKRGVDYIGVGVGAILVDGDGRLFLARRGPRAKNERGLWEFPGGSVEFGEQLAAALQREMREEYGIEISVGDLLDVVDHILPEEGQHWVSPTYICRITSGTPEILEPDKCAEIGWFHLHEIPAQLTQVTRINFEHYRQRLDSAALSRKTDHDRSHPTVRS, encoded by the coding sequence ATGAAGCGAGGCGTCGACTACATCGGTGTTGGCGTGGGGGCCATTCTTGTGGATGGCGACGGGCGGCTTTTCCTTGCGCGCCGCGGTCCTCGGGCCAAAAACGAGCGAGGTCTCTGGGAATTTCCCGGAGGATCAGTTGAGTTCGGAGAACAGCTCGCCGCGGCGCTCCAGCGGGAGATGCGCGAGGAATACGGGATCGAGATCTCGGTCGGTGACCTCCTCGACGTGGTTGACCATATCCTTCCCGAAGAAGGTCAGCATTGGGTGTCTCCAACCTATATTTGCAGGATCACTTCCGGGACTCCCGAAATCCTCGAGCCTGACAAATGCGCCGAAATCGGTTGGTTTCACCTCCATGAGATTCCGGCCCAGTTGACGCAGGTCACGCGGATTAATTTCGAGCACTACCGACAGCGCCTCGATTCAGCAGCGCTTTCCAGAAAGACAGATCACGATCGGTCACACCCCACGGTACGTAGTTAA
- a CDS encoding metallophosphoesterase, with the protein MRTVNFIIFLGIFFSIYGLVNFYIFVRGWQSIPPGSTLRSAYAIVFWVLALAFILGRTLENMWPSPLSDLFVWMGSFWIAAMIYFFIACVVFDLLRLVHHFRPFFPPPVMAYYTQSKYVAAAGTIGLVALLLLAGHINALIPRVKTLELTIPKKVEGMKSVNIVAASDIHLGTIVGRQRFDQVVEKINSLAPDIVLLAGDIVDEDLAPVIKQNLGEALRNIKPRYGVYAITGNHEYFGGVEAACTYLEEHNVVMLRDRAVKVNGTFFLVGREDRSYNHRMGRQRKTLKELMAGVDRQFPVILMDHQPFRLNEAVDQGVDLQISGHTHHGQLWPVNYIIQALFELGWGYRKIGNTHVYVSSGLGTWGPPVRIGNRPEIVNIRLHFQ; encoded by the coding sequence ATGAGGACTGTGAACTTCATTATTTTTCTGGGAATCTTTTTTTCTATTTACGGATTGGTGAATTTCTATATTTTTGTTCGAGGCTGGCAATCCATCCCGCCGGGTTCCACCCTCCGAAGTGCCTATGCGATTGTATTCTGGGTGCTCGCGCTCGCTTTCATCCTTGGACGGACACTGGAAAACATGTGGCCTTCCCCACTCAGCGATCTATTCGTCTGGATGGGTTCATTCTGGATTGCGGCGATGATTTATTTCTTCATCGCCTGTGTGGTGTTTGACCTCCTGCGGCTCGTCCACCACTTCCGCCCTTTTTTCCCGCCTCCGGTGATGGCCTATTACACACAATCAAAGTATGTCGCCGCGGCGGGGACCATCGGCCTGGTGGCCCTCCTGCTTTTGGCGGGACACATCAACGCCTTGATCCCGAGGGTCAAAACACTTGAGCTCACCATTCCCAAGAAGGTGGAGGGCATGAAGAGTGTCAACATCGTGGCGGCCTCCGATATCCATCTGGGAACGATTGTGGGCCGGCAACGCTTCGACCAGGTTGTGGAGAAGATCAACAGTCTCGCTCCTGATATCGTCCTGCTGGCGGGCGACATCGTGGATGAGGACCTGGCCCCTGTCATCAAGCAAAACCTCGGGGAGGCGCTCCGGAACATCAAGCCCCGGTACGGGGTGTATGCGATCACGGGGAATCACGAATACTTCGGAGGGGTCGAGGCTGCCTGCACTTACCTCGAGGAACACAATGTCGTGATGTTGCGGGACCGGGCGGTGAAAGTGAATGGGACTTTCTTCCTCGTGGGCAGGGAGGACCGTTCCTACAACCACCGCATGGGCAGACAGCGGAAAACCCTGAAGGAATTGATGGCCGGGGTGGACCGCCAGTTCCCCGTGATCCTGATGGATCATCAGCCCTTCCGCCTGAACGAGGCCGTGGATCAGGGTGTTGATTTGCAGATTTCCGGACACACACACCACGGGCAATTGTGGCCTGTGAATTACATTATCCAAGCCCTTTTTGAACTGGGATGGGGCTACCGGAAGATCGGGAACACTCATGTCTATGTTTCCAGTGGACTCGGCACCTGGGGGCCTCCCGTTCGAATTGGCAACCGCCCTGAGATTGTCAATATTCGATTGCATTTCCAATAG
- a CDS encoding radical SAM protein encodes MNDTTMVAAAARRINLFLIKPSNYDDDGYVVTHFRGVLPSNTLSCLAALTEDVLKRKTLGEGLDIRVHLLDETVQKIPVKKICRTARRSKSQTIVCLVGVQSNQFPRASDLARQFRAGNCTVLIGGFHVSGYLAMLPQIPPEIQGLMDAGVSIVKGEVEETWAGILKDALEGKLKPLYDFVDDKPDLYDKPIPLIDTRLLKRFMASNFGTIDCGRGCPFNCSFCTIINVQGRKMRVRSAECIATAIRENWHRSKVDFYFFTDDNFARNLQWEKIFDALIDLREKENIDLRFMMQVDVLSYKIKNFVEKARRAGCTQVFIGMESINPESLKDAAKAQNQAADYGNLIQAWHDVEIATHVGYILGFPHDSPESVRQDLQRLMHEIKVEQASFFLLTPLPGSRDHLEMTQRGEYMDSDYNKFDSIHETMQYPHFPAPGSLKAMYFEAWETFYSFENMKRILSRSSPRNYWNILRNFIWYKNAALIERRHPMMGGFFRRKSRQTIRPGYPVPSRWAFYKMRVREIRAYLTAMVKLILEMEELWLQTRVRSESEQRVVEELSRLRASARRRLSLAEIQLAHARARIHVPTIRVPSKVTLYWQNWHLWMASRKVYTRADIDECWQSVVQNIRQRRILRISPFRVLTNMWLDFQVTLMFAFAILRAREE; translated from the coding sequence GTGAACGATACTACTATGGTTGCGGCCGCCGCGCGCCGCATTAACCTGTTTCTTATCAAGCCTTCGAATTATGATGACGATGGATACGTTGTCACGCATTTTCGTGGGGTTCTGCCTTCCAACACGCTGAGCTGTCTGGCGGCACTTACCGAGGACGTCCTCAAGAGAAAGACGCTTGGAGAAGGGCTCGATATACGGGTGCATCTCCTTGATGAGACCGTCCAAAAAATCCCCGTCAAGAAAATCTGCCGCACGGCCAGGCGTTCCAAATCACAGACGATCGTGTGCCTGGTGGGTGTGCAATCCAATCAATTCCCGCGTGCGTCCGATCTGGCGCGCCAGTTTCGGGCTGGGAATTGCACGGTCCTGATTGGCGGGTTTCACGTCAGCGGATACCTCGCCATGCTGCCCCAGATTCCACCTGAAATTCAGGGACTGATGGATGCCGGGGTTTCCATTGTCAAGGGTGAAGTGGAGGAGACCTGGGCGGGGATCTTGAAGGATGCCCTCGAAGGGAAGCTGAAGCCGCTCTACGATTTTGTCGACGACAAACCGGATCTCTACGACAAACCCATCCCGCTGATCGACACAAGGCTGCTGAAGCGGTTCATGGCCTCGAATTTTGGAACTATTGATTGCGGGCGTGGCTGTCCGTTCAATTGCAGCTTCTGCACCATTATCAACGTCCAGGGTCGCAAGATGCGCGTTCGCTCGGCCGAGTGTATTGCCACCGCCATCCGTGAAAACTGGCACCGCAGCAAGGTGGATTTTTATTTCTTTACCGACGACAATTTTGCCCGCAATCTCCAATGGGAAAAAATCTTTGATGCCTTGATCGACTTACGTGAGAAAGAAAACATCGACCTCCGCTTCATGATGCAGGTAGACGTGCTCTCTTACAAGATCAAGAACTTCGTTGAGAAAGCGCGCCGGGCGGGTTGTACGCAGGTGTTTATCGGCATGGAATCGATCAACCCCGAAAGCCTGAAAGATGCCGCCAAGGCGCAAAATCAGGCCGCTGATTATGGCAATTTGATCCAGGCATGGCACGACGTTGAAATTGCCACGCATGTCGGCTACATCCTGGGATTTCCGCACGATTCGCCGGAGTCCGTGCGGCAGGACCTGCAACGGCTGATGCATGAAATCAAGGTGGAGCAGGCGTCATTTTTCCTCCTCACCCCCCTGCCGGGATCGCGCGATCACCTGGAGATGACCCAGCGCGGCGAATACATGGACAGCGACTACAACAAGTTTGATTCCATCCACGAGACCATGCAGTATCCCCATTTTCCCGCGCCGGGCTCGCTCAAGGCGATGTATTTTGAAGCCTGGGAGACTTTTTACAGCTTTGAAAACATGAAGCGCATCTTGTCACGCTCGTCACCAAGGAACTACTGGAATATTCTTCGCAACTTCATCTGGTACAAAAATGCGGCCCTGATTGAACGGCGTCATCCCATGATGGGCGGATTTTTCCGGCGCAAAAGCCGCCAGACAATTCGTCCCGGTTATCCGGTCCCTTCCCGGTGGGCTTTTTACAAGATGCGGGTGCGTGAGATCCGCGCTTATCTGACGGCCATGGTCAAATTGATTCTGGAGATGGAGGAATTGTGGCTCCAGACCCGTGTCCGCAGCGAATCGGAACAGCGCGTCGTCGAGGAGCTGAGCCGTTTGCGGGCCTCGGCTCGCCGTCGCCTGAGCCTGGCTGAAATCCAGCTGGCCCACGCCCGGGCTCGGATTCACGTGCCCACGATCCGGGTCCCTTCAAAGGTCACGCTGTACTGGCAGAACTGGCATCTCTGGATGGCCAGCCGCAAGGTGTACACACGGGCGGATATTGATGAATGCTGGCAGTCGGTGGTGCAGAATATTCGGCAGAGACGAATTCTCCGGATCTCACCGTTCCGGGTTCTCACCAACATGTGGCTTGATTTTCAAGTCACCTTGATGTTCGCCTTCGCCATTCTCAGGGCGCGGGAAGAGTAA
- a CDS encoding acyl-CoA thioesterase — METPVDNKSMDQDQGRPKSAGGSPSSEDDLAIRVSLMPRDTNPNGTIFGGVILSYLDIAGGIEAHKHAPQRFVTVAMKEVVFHEPVFVGDVVSFYARTLRVGRTSVTVKVEVFAERYRKKHEKVRVTEAEVTYVCVDDNRRPIPIRG, encoded by the coding sequence ATGGAGACTCCCGTGGATAACAAATCCATGGATCAGGATCAAGGCAGGCCCAAATCGGCTGGAGGTTCGCCCTCAAGTGAGGATGATCTCGCCATCCGAGTCAGTCTGATGCCCCGGGATACCAATCCCAATGGGACGATCTTCGGGGGCGTGATCCTGAGCTACCTGGACATCGCCGGGGGAATTGAGGCCCATAAGCACGCCCCCCAGCGCTTTGTCACGGTCGCCATGAAGGAGGTCGTTTTCCATGAGCCGGTCTTCGTGGGCGACGTGGTGAGTTTTTATGCGCGGACGCTGCGCGTCGGAAGAACTTCGGTGACTGTGAAGGTGGAAGTGTTTGCGGAACGATACCGGAAGAAGCACGAAAAGGTGAGAGTGACCGAGGCTGAAGTCACTTACGTGTGCGTGGATGACAACCGGCGGCCCATCCCGATTCGAGGGTAA